The Micromonospora krabiensis genome window below encodes:
- a CDS encoding helix-turn-helix transcriptional regulator: MSFGIRQDLSVNPHSSSSVETMLVDATILIQKALTVHEGTRRPYSSTAEALYSESEAAAIVHHYRARQADRSPHIHYIAGFAAAGHDVSAGPLERALLQEPASIHALIDADMTARLSGTDEYLEQVLGQHVQARTVDWRLPRFAVLNGAILLLRTDHASVPRFLVVRESHVVRSMATLFDAMFERAVDLSVAARFTGQSGETGETENRFVRVLTMLDAGYTDETAARKLGVSVRTYRRYVAETMTQLDVSSRFQAGVRAATLNLIPAPRSGADH, encoded by the coding sequence ATGAGTTTTGGCATTCGCCAAGATTTGTCGGTCAATCCGCACAGCTCAAGCAGCGTTGAAACAATGCTCGTCGATGCTACAATTCTCATCCAAAAAGCGCTTACCGTTCACGAAGGAACACGCCGGCCCTACTCATCAACAGCAGAGGCGCTTTACTCCGAGTCCGAAGCCGCAGCCATCGTGCACCACTACCGGGCGCGGCAGGCCGACCGGTCGCCCCACATTCACTACATCGCCGGATTCGCGGCCGCCGGGCACGACGTGTCGGCCGGCCCGCTGGAGCGGGCGCTGCTGCAGGAGCCCGCTTCCATCCATGCGCTGATCGACGCCGACATGACCGCCCGGCTGTCCGGCACGGACGAGTACCTCGAGCAGGTGCTGGGACAGCACGTGCAGGCGCGCACCGTGGATTGGCGGTTGCCGCGGTTCGCCGTGCTGAACGGCGCGATACTGCTCCTCCGCACCGACCACGCCAGCGTGCCTCGCTTCCTGGTCGTCCGCGAGTCGCACGTGGTGCGCTCCATGGCGACGCTCTTCGACGCGATGTTCGAGCGCGCGGTCGACCTGTCCGTCGCCGCCCGCTTCACCGGCCAGTCCGGTGAAACGGGCGAGACCGAAAATCGGTTCGTCCGCGTGCTGACCATGCTCGACGCCGGATACACGGACGAGACCGCCGCCCGTAAGCTCGGCGTCTCCGTCCGCACCTACCGGCGGTACGTCGCGGAAACCATGACCCAGCTCGACGTCTCGTCCCGCTTCCAGGCCGGCGTTCGTGCCGCGACGCTCAACCTCATCCCGGCTCCCCGGTCCGGGGCGGACCACTGA
- a CDS encoding cytochrome P450, whose product MTYGPRDLADPGLYRDGEPERLWARMRAAGPVQWIDRRDGEPFWAVLGHATAAAVLRDPARFSSVGGMRLDDNSAAVRSSANRMLIVTDPPRHAQLRRVMNAAFTPRMVARLRDTMRATVRLVLDEALKRETCDLVRVAARLPVSVICDLLGVPPKDWDFMLDRTMTAFGHGNRGADPAAMAQAHTDILFYYAELVERRRREPGEDVVTALVNGRVDGEPLTDEEIYLNCDGLVSGGNETSRHATVGGVRALMAHPEQWARMVGGDVPMNTAVSEILRFTSPAMHVARVATADVKIEGIRIPAGQRVAVWLAAANRDPRTFDRPDVLDVGRSPNRHLALAPGEHYCLGAALAEMELTVMFEELCDRVRLPEPAGPAVRLHSNLIWGYESMPVRLRARRARAAAPAPLSGPPRTGEPG is encoded by the coding sequence GTGACGTACGGGCCGCGGGACCTGGCCGATCCGGGGCTCTACCGCGACGGCGAGCCCGAGCGCCTCTGGGCCCGAATGCGGGCAGCCGGGCCGGTGCAGTGGATCGACCGGCGGGACGGGGAGCCGTTCTGGGCGGTCCTCGGCCACGCCACCGCCGCGGCCGTGCTCCGCGATCCCGCCCGGTTCTCCTCCGTCGGTGGCATGCGGCTGGACGACAACTCGGCCGCGGTCCGGTCCTCAGCGAACCGCATGCTGATCGTCACGGACCCGCCGCGGCACGCCCAACTGCGGCGCGTAATGAACGCCGCGTTCACGCCCCGCATGGTCGCCCGGCTGCGCGACACGATGCGCGCGACCGTGCGGCTCGTGCTGGACGAGGCGCTGAAGCGGGAGACCTGCGACCTCGTCCGGGTGGCGGCCCGGCTCCCGGTGTCGGTGATCTGTGACCTGCTGGGCGTGCCGCCGAAGGACTGGGACTTCATGCTGGACCGCACCATGACCGCGTTCGGACACGGCAACCGGGGCGCGGACCCGGCCGCGATGGCACAGGCCCACACGGACATCCTGTTCTACTACGCCGAACTGGTCGAGCGGCGGCGCCGGGAGCCGGGCGAGGACGTGGTCACCGCGCTGGTCAACGGCCGCGTCGACGGCGAGCCGCTCACCGACGAGGAGATCTACCTCAACTGCGACGGCCTTGTCTCCGGTGGCAACGAGACCAGCCGCCATGCGACGGTCGGCGGCGTCCGGGCACTGATGGCCCATCCGGAGCAGTGGGCCCGGATGGTTGGCGGGGATGTGCCGATGAACACGGCGGTGTCGGAGATCCTGCGCTTCACCAGCCCGGCCATGCACGTCGCCCGGGTCGCCACCGCCGATGTGAAGATCGAGGGGATACGGATCCCCGCCGGCCAACGCGTCGCGGTGTGGCTGGCCGCGGCGAACCGGGACCCGCGGACCTTCGACCGGCCGGACGTGCTCGACGTCGGCCGGTCACCGAACCGGCACCTGGCGCTGGCACCCGGCGAGCACTATTGCCTCGGCGCCGCGCTGGCCGAGATGGAGCTGACCGTGATGTTTGAGGAGCTGTGTGACCGCGTGCGCCTGCCGGAGCCGGCCGGCCCGGCCGTGCGGCTGCACTCGAACCTGATCTGGGGGTACGAGTCGATGCCGGTGCGGCTGCGGGCACGCCGTGCCCGGGCGGCCGCACCGGCACCGCTCAGTGGTCCGCCCCGGACCGGGGAGCCGGGATGA
- a CDS encoding non-ribosomal peptide synthetase, which yields MSTSGMIDVLPLSPLQEGLFFQHLYHRDGPDVYVTQLVLDLSGDLDRALLRRSWDAVLTRHPHLGAAFVYEGLDRPVQILSRGVVTPWRETDLTGTGEDLDAAMTQELDADRTRRFVAAEPPLIRLLLARTGPARHRLAITSHHILMDGWSVPILVRELLTLYAAGGDPAALPPPVPYRAYLAWLAGRDTEAAATAWRAALSGVDEPTLVAAAGTPPATPRQTGTLLGAEHTEALARLARSLGVTLSDVVQSAWGVVLGALTGRDDVVFGVVTAGRPAEIAGIDELPGLFINTVPVRVRLSPQTMLSEVPARLRGQRLDLEPHEFLSLAEIQAAAGVGELFDTVVVFENYPSGELGADAGGLRLTGVHGTDATHYPLMLAVVPGDRLRLRLDHAPGQPAGDVLAALVSVLRTMTVEPDRRLGTVDPFGGQGRRLLEERNDTAHPVPQTGLTGYLEQALRRFGADVAVICGDQRLTYAELDRRSEALAGELARRGAGPERAVGLHVSRSAALVVALLAIVRSGAAYLPLDPQYPAERLRYMIDQARPVLVLTDGEPPDGAPVLHLADVAVAGRAPAPADDPASIASIIFTSGSTGAPKGVAGTRAGLLNRLAWFAELQPFTGNEALLAKSSISFIDGTVEILQTLVHGGRVVMADAATAVDMTALADLVARHEVRVLTAVPSLLLALLDEASAGPPGRLSSLRLVLSSGEPMPVELPARLAVESPDARLVNFCGCTEVSSESLFAFCDVYDRSIGTPLWNNRAYVLDAALRPVPEGVAGDLYYGGVGVGRGYMRRPGATAERFVADPFGPPGARMFRTGDRVAYRQDGKLVHLGRSDAQVKVRGVRIEPSEVEAALTRHPAVAAAAVAVRRPPGGDPLLVGYVTPATGAVPDPADLRRYVATLLPPALVPSVLAVLDRLPRTPNGKVDRRALPEPAPGTTVVSAPAGPREQVLCELFAEVLGLPAVGPADDFFGLGGHSLLATRLIARIRSALGIEVTLRSLFETPTPAGLAARLGEAGGDPLDVLLPLRSVSGRPPLFCFHPAGGFSWCYTGLLRQLPADQPVFGLQARGLTDPARVADSADEMVAEYVDRIRGMGEPGPYSLLGWSLGGQLAHAAAARLQAEGDKPGLLVMLDSYPPETLPETPPLDRPEVLRLVLREYFGMEPPVGVPLDAAAVTALLRTAGVADLSEAHVEAVARILPAASAAARTYRPPVFDGDLLFFRATGGWSGPPPDPRAWQPYVTGEIEIHELDTTHGRMTRPAELAQISAVLRPRLPGTA from the coding sequence GTGAGCACGTCCGGGATGATCGACGTCCTTCCGCTCTCTCCGTTGCAGGAGGGACTCTTCTTCCAGCACCTCTATCACCGGGACGGCCCCGACGTCTATGTCACGCAGCTCGTCCTCGACCTCTCCGGCGACCTGGACCGCGCGCTGCTGCGCCGCTCGTGGGATGCGGTGCTGACCCGGCACCCGCATCTCGGCGCGGCATTCGTCTACGAGGGGCTCGACCGTCCGGTGCAGATCCTTTCGCGCGGCGTGGTCACGCCGTGGCGGGAGACGGACCTGACCGGCACCGGCGAGGACCTGGACGCGGCCATGACGCAGGAGTTGGACGCGGACCGGACCCGACGGTTCGTCGCGGCGGAGCCGCCGCTGATCCGCCTGCTGCTGGCCCGCACCGGCCCTGCCCGGCACCGGCTGGCGATCACCAGTCACCACATCCTGATGGACGGCTGGTCGGTGCCGATTCTGGTACGTGAGTTGCTGACGCTCTACGCCGCGGGCGGTGACCCTGCGGCGCTGCCGCCGCCGGTGCCGTACCGGGCCTACCTCGCCTGGCTGGCCGGCCGGGACACCGAGGCCGCGGCCACGGCCTGGCGCGCGGCTCTTTCCGGCGTCGACGAGCCGACACTGGTGGCCGCCGCCGGCACGCCACCGGCGACTCCCCGGCAGACCGGCACGCTGCTCGGCGCGGAACACACCGAGGCGCTGGCACGGCTCGCTCGATCGCTCGGCGTGACGCTCAGCGACGTGGTGCAGAGCGCGTGGGGGGTCGTACTGGGCGCGCTCACCGGCCGGGACGACGTGGTCTTCGGCGTGGTCACCGCGGGGCGCCCGGCCGAGATTGCCGGCATCGACGAGCTGCCAGGGCTGTTCATCAACACGGTGCCGGTACGGGTGCGCCTGTCTCCGCAGACGATGCTGAGCGAGGTGCCGGCGAGGCTGCGCGGCCAGCGCCTCGACCTGGAGCCGCACGAGTTCCTGTCGCTGGCCGAGATCCAGGCCGCGGCCGGCGTGGGCGAGCTCTTTGACACGGTCGTCGTCTTCGAGAACTACCCGTCCGGCGAGCTCGGTGCGGACGCGGGCGGCCTGCGGCTGACCGGCGTGCACGGCACGGACGCGACGCACTATCCGCTGATGCTCGCGGTCGTGCCCGGCGACCGGCTGCGGCTGCGGCTCGACCACGCGCCGGGACAGCCCGCCGGGGACGTGCTCGCCGCGCTGGTCTCCGTTCTCCGCACGATGACGGTAGAGCCGGACCGGCGCCTGGGCACCGTCGACCCGTTCGGCGGGCAGGGCCGCCGCCTGCTGGAGGAGCGCAACGACACCGCGCACCCGGTGCCGCAGACCGGTCTTACCGGCTATCTGGAGCAGGCCCTGCGCCGCTTCGGCGCGGACGTGGCCGTGATCTGCGGCGACCAGCGGCTCACCTACGCCGAGCTGGACCGGCGGTCGGAGGCGCTGGCGGGCGAGCTGGCGCGGCGCGGTGCCGGACCGGAGCGTGCGGTCGGCCTGCACGTGTCGCGTTCGGCGGCCCTGGTCGTGGCGCTGCTCGCGATCGTCCGGTCCGGTGCGGCGTACCTGCCGCTGGACCCGCAGTACCCGGCCGAACGGCTCCGCTACATGATCGACCAGGCCCGTCCGGTCCTGGTGCTGACCGACGGCGAGCCGCCCGATGGCGCGCCGGTACTGCACCTCGCGGACGTTGCGGTCGCAGGCCGGGCGCCTGCGCCCGCCGACGATCCGGCCTCCATCGCGTCGATCATCTTCACCTCCGGGTCGACCGGCGCGCCGAAGGGCGTGGCCGGCACGCGGGCCGGGCTGCTCAACCGGCTCGCCTGGTTCGCCGAGCTGCAGCCGTTCACCGGTAACGAGGCGCTCCTGGCCAAGAGCTCGATCAGCTTCATCGATGGTACGGTGGAGATCCTTCAGACCCTGGTGCACGGCGGCCGGGTGGTGATGGCCGACGCCGCCACCGCCGTCGACATGACCGCGCTGGCCGATCTCGTCGCCCGGCACGAGGTCCGGGTGCTCACCGCCGTGCCCAGCCTGCTGCTGGCCCTGCTCGACGAGGCGTCCGCCGGCCCGCCCGGCCGGCTGTCGTCGCTGCGCCTGGTGCTCAGCAGCGGCGAGCCGATGCCGGTCGAGCTGCCTGCCCGGCTGGCGGTGGAGAGCCCGGACGCCCGGTTGGTCAACTTCTGCGGGTGCACGGAGGTGAGCAGCGAGAGCCTTTTCGCATTCTGCGACGTGTACGACCGGTCCATCGGTACGCCGCTGTGGAACAACCGCGCGTACGTCCTGGATGCCGCGCTGCGCCCGGTCCCCGAAGGAGTGGCCGGGGACCTCTACTACGGCGGTGTGGGGGTCGGGCGCGGCTACATGCGGCGGCCGGGTGCGACCGCGGAGCGGTTCGTCGCAGACCCGTTTGGTCCGCCGGGAGCCCGGATGTTCAGGACCGGCGACCGGGTCGCCTATCGGCAGGACGGAAAGCTCGTCCATCTCGGACGGTCGGACGCCCAGGTCAAAGTACGGGGCGTGCGCATCGAACCGTCCGAGGTCGAGGCCGCGCTGACCCGGCATCCGGCGGTCGCGGCCGCCGCCGTCGCGGTGCGGCGACCGCCCGGCGGTGATCCGTTGCTGGTCGGGTACGTGACGCCGGCCACCGGCGCGGTGCCGGACCCGGCCGATCTTCGCCGGTACGTCGCCACGCTGTTACCGCCCGCACTGGTGCCGAGCGTGCTGGCCGTGCTCGACCGACTGCCCCGAACGCCGAACGGCAAGGTCGACCGTCGCGCGCTCCCGGAACCGGCCCCAGGGACGACTGTGGTGTCCGCGCCGGCCGGACCGCGCGAGCAGGTGCTCTGCGAGCTGTTCGCGGAGGTGCTGGGGCTGCCTGCGGTGGGCCCGGCCGACGACTTCTTCGGCCTGGGCGGCCACTCGCTGCTGGCCACCCGGCTGATCGCGCGGATACGGTCGGCGCTGGGCATCGAGGTGACCCTGCGCAGCCTGTTCGAGACGCCGACCCCGGCCGGGCTCGCCGCCCGCCTGGGCGAGGCCGGCGGCGACCCGCTCGACGTGCTCCTGCCGCTGCGGAGTGTTTCCGGCCGTCCGCCGTTGTTCTGCTTCCACCCGGCCGGCGGGTTCAGCTGGTGCTATACCGGCCTGCTGCGACAGCTGCCGGCGGACCAGCCGGTCTTCGGACTGCAGGCGCGCGGGTTGACCGATCCGGCGCGGGTCGCGGACAGCGCCGACGAGATGGTCGCCGAGTACGTCGACCGAATCCGGGGGATGGGCGAGCCGGGACCGTACTCGCTGCTGGGATGGTCGCTGGGCGGCCAGCTGGCGCACGCCGCCGCGGCCCGTCTCCAGGCCGAGGGGGACAAACCCGGCCTGCTTGTCATGCTCGACTCCTACCCGCCGGAGACACTGCCGGAAACCCCGCCGCTGGACCGGCCGGAGGTTCTGCGCCTGGTGCTTCGCGAGTACTTCGGCATGGAACCGCCGGTGGGCGTACCGCTCGACGCTGCGGCGGTCACCGCGCTGCTGCGTACCGCCGGCGTCGCGGACCTCAGCGAGGCGCACGTCGAAGCGGTCGCCCGCATCCTGCCGGCCGCGTCGGCGGCGGCCCGCACGTACCGTCCGCCGGTCTTCGACGGGGACCTGCTGTTCTTCCGCGCGACTGGGGGATGGTCCGGTCCGCCGCCGGATCCGCGCGCCTGGCAGCCCTACGTGACCGGTGAGATCGAGATCCACGAGCTGGACACGACGCACGGGCGGATGACCCGCCCGGCCGAGCTGGCGCAGATCAGCGCCGTGCTGCGGCCCCGGCTGCCCGGGACCGCGTGA
- a CDS encoding MbtH family protein, whose amino-acid sequence MMTNPFEDPDGEYLVLVNEENQHSLWPSFAAVPAGWTVARAAGTRQECLDFVEESWTDMRPRSLAESMQSPESR is encoded by the coding sequence CTGATGACCAATCCGTTCGAGGACCCGGATGGCGAGTACCTCGTGCTGGTGAACGAGGAGAACCAGCACTCCCTGTGGCCGTCGTTCGCGGCGGTGCCGGCGGGCTGGACGGTGGCCAGGGCGGCCGGAACCCGCCAGGAGTGCTTGGACTTCGTCGAGGAGTCCTGGACCGACATGCGGCCCCGGAGCCTGGCCGAATCCATGCAGAGCCCGGAATCGCGGTGA
- a CDS encoding Hsp70 family protein: protein MPSGGARLSIDLSCSAIAATVSQHGTRVPILIDGRLTMPLGVAIGPAGQLYVGLDATAARSLPADHRFVDNPTGLLGMPVDASASAQPDPVDLLAAVLRHIGHYAAHQVGQPAAELTVTIPPAWGPRRRGHVTEATTRAGLPSPALVTAPAALAAYTAALGLTSPEGSCVLVCQADRHPATLTVLQTVDDGYRELATRQLDGVPDLDHLITHRVVYTATDDNDPLRTAITHPAEDTAASRLALLESVRTARHLLAEQERAPILLPAPRQPAVITRDDITAAAQPLLDQLPGAVRDLLDAADIDRGHLAVVVLRPADALPALTDQLTDATGVTPTLVEHPHALADGALTLTATHQPGMPAGAARLPRVRLRISDLTGALLIGASSLTLLLQAVLTADITTVDSWVVGARTSLPQLGTAGALAMLTAFAVAHLAPTTWLAGTSTASTPEPTTGSLIRRGYLTAAVGGAIAATLYGLATGTAVGFDYSPYLRWTLGAALPLAACAALIAATAPRIPADALPTWLALTRPAITCALIAAAGIFLMRAALTLTTPIQTNATAGIAGSLGAALLGAATALTASSGRLIRAITAPGLAIGYALVFSYNTSSALIVGYLVALTWWGTQLTAHTLRLAFPTVGTALRRLVDRPNS, encoded by the coding sequence ATGCCAAGCGGGGGCGCCAGACTGTCGATCGACCTCAGTTGCTCAGCCATCGCCGCCACCGTCAGCCAGCACGGGACGCGGGTACCGATCCTCATCGACGGTCGCCTCACCATGCCGCTGGGCGTCGCGATCGGCCCAGCCGGCCAGCTCTACGTCGGCCTCGACGCCACCGCCGCGAGGTCCCTCCCGGCCGACCACCGGTTCGTCGACAACCCCACCGGTCTGCTCGGCATGCCCGTCGACGCCTCCGCCTCGGCGCAGCCGGACCCCGTGGACCTGCTCGCCGCCGTCCTGCGGCACATCGGCCATTACGCCGCCCACCAGGTCGGCCAGCCGGCCGCCGAGCTCACCGTGACCATTCCACCCGCCTGGGGGCCACGCCGCCGCGGACACGTCACGGAAGCGACAACCCGAGCGGGACTACCGTCTCCCGCCCTGGTCACCGCACCCGCCGCCCTCGCCGCCTACACCGCCGCGCTCGGCCTGACCTCACCCGAAGGCTCCTGCGTGCTCGTCTGCCAAGCGGACCGCCACCCGGCGACCCTCACCGTCCTGCAGACTGTCGATGACGGCTACCGCGAACTGGCAACCCGGCAGCTCGACGGCGTACCCGACCTGGACCACCTCATCACCCACCGCGTCGTGTACACCGCGACCGACGACAACGACCCCCTCCGAACGGCGATCACCCACCCGGCGGAGGACACCGCGGCCAGCCGCCTCGCCCTCCTGGAATCCGTCCGCACCGCCCGTCACCTGCTCGCCGAACAGGAACGGGCGCCGATCCTGCTGCCCGCACCCCGACAGCCCGCGGTCATCACCCGCGACGACATCACCGCGGCCGCACAGCCTCTGCTCGATCAGCTACCCGGCGCAGTCCGCGACCTGCTCGACGCCGCCGACATCGACCGTGGGCACCTCGCCGTGGTCGTCCTGCGCCCCGCAGATGCCCTGCCCGCTCTCACCGACCAGCTCACCGACGCGACCGGCGTCACTCCGACCCTCGTCGAGCACCCCCACGCCCTCGCCGACGGAGCCCTGACCCTCACCGCCACCCACCAGCCCGGAATGCCGGCCGGCGCCGCCCGGCTACCCCGCGTGCGGCTGCGGATCAGCGACCTCACCGGCGCCCTGCTCATCGGCGCGTCCTCGCTGACGCTGCTCCTGCAAGCCGTCCTCACCGCCGACATCACCACCGTGGACAGCTGGGTCGTCGGTGCCCGCACCTCACTGCCGCAACTCGGCACCGCCGGCGCACTCGCCATGCTCACCGCCTTCGCCGTCGCGCACCTGGCACCCACCACCTGGCTCGCCGGCACCTCCACCGCGTCAACGCCCGAACCCACCACCGGCAGCCTCATCCGACGGGGATACCTCACCGCCGCCGTCGGCGGCGCGATCGCCGCAACCCTCTACGGACTCGCCACCGGCACCGCCGTCGGATTCGACTACAGCCCCTACCTCAGATGGACCCTCGGCGCCGCCCTGCCCCTGGCCGCCTGCGCGGCCCTCATCGCCGCCACCGCACCCCGCATCCCCGCCGACGCGCTGCCCACCTGGCTCGCCTTGACCCGCCCCGCCATCACCTGCGCGCTCATCGCCGCCGCCGGCATCTTCCTCATGCGCGCGGCACTCACCCTCACCACCCCCATCCAGACGAACGCCACCGCCGGCATCGCCGGCAGCCTCGGTGCAGCCCTTCTCGGCGCAGCCACCGCATTAACCGCCAGCAGCGGCCGGCTGATCCGCGCCATCACCGCGCCCGGCCTGGCCATTGGCTACGCCCTCGTCTTCAGCTACAACACCAGCAGCGCCCTGATCGTCGGCTACCTCGTTGCCCTCACCTGGTGGGGCACCCAACTCACCGCCCACACCCTGCGACTCGCCTTCCCCACCGTAGGCACAGCGCTGCGCCGGCTCGTCGATCGCCCCAACAGCTGA
- a CDS encoding PLP-dependent cysteine synthase family protein: MALTGLHPEFSGDDWGRRATAILEADRVAEKATPLIRFSFAGESSAALFVKDESVRPTGSVKYRFARSLFLHALSRGLIQRGTQLVEATSGNMAVAEAHFARMLGLPFTAVVPGKSSPDRIARIVAHGGAAYRVDPPLAVYENAERLAGQSNGYYLDCLSTLGPAIDADLDNGVPGLPDEILRDFAAQGRPEPAWIVTGAGTGATSRAIGRHLRRHGYATRLAVVDAENSAYFPGWATECRDYATGMPSRIEGIGRPRMEPAFDPDVVDLVIPVPDASSVAAMRFLAQAGGVAAGPSTGACLWGACHLMNRMSQAGESGAVVIVAADGAEPYRRSYYDDEWVAGKRWDLTEPTLRLERFMRTGDWDGPR, translated from the coding sequence ATGGCATTGACGGGGCTTCATCCGGAGTTCTCGGGAGACGATTGGGGCCGCCGAGCTACGGCTATTCTTGAAGCCGACAGGGTCGCCGAGAAGGCGACGCCCCTGATTCGATTCTCTTTTGCCGGTGAATCGTCTGCGGCGTTGTTTGTGAAAGACGAGTCGGTGCGACCCACGGGCAGTGTCAAATACCGTTTCGCGCGCAGCCTCTTCCTCCACGCCCTCTCCCGCGGTCTCATACAACGGGGGACGCAGCTGGTGGAGGCGACCAGCGGGAACATGGCGGTCGCGGAGGCGCACTTCGCCCGGATGCTGGGGCTGCCGTTCACCGCGGTCGTGCCGGGTAAGTCGTCGCCAGACCGCATCGCCCGGATCGTCGCGCATGGCGGGGCCGCCTATCGGGTCGATCCGCCGCTGGCCGTGTACGAGAACGCCGAGCGGCTGGCCGGCCAGTCGAACGGGTACTACCTGGACTGTCTGTCCACGCTCGGGCCGGCCATCGACGCTGACCTCGACAATGGCGTTCCCGGACTGCCCGACGAAATCCTGCGCGATTTCGCGGCCCAGGGTCGGCCCGAGCCCGCCTGGATCGTGACCGGCGCTGGCACCGGGGCCACCTCCCGGGCGATCGGCCGCCACCTACGGCGGCACGGATACGCCACCCGGCTCGCGGTCGTCGACGCGGAAAATTCGGCGTATTTCCCTGGCTGGGCAACCGAGTGCCGGGACTACGCGACCGGAATGCCGTCGCGAATCGAGGGCATCGGGCGACCGCGGATGGAGCCGGCCTTCGATCCGGACGTCGTCGATCTGGTCATCCCGGTGCCAGACGCCTCGAGCGTGGCCGCCATGCGATTTCTCGCCCAAGCAGGCGGCGTGGCGGCCGGACCGTCCACCGGCGCCTGTCTGTGGGGCGCGTGTCACCTGATGAACCGCATGAGTCAGGCGGGCGAGTCGGGTGCGGTGGTCATCGTGGCGGCCGATGGTGCTGAGCCGTACCGTCGCTCCTACTACGACGACGAGTGGGTCGCCGGGAAGCGCTGGGACCTTACCGAGCCCACGCTGCGCTTGGAGCGTTTCATGCGGACCGGCGACTGGGATGGTCCCCGATGA